Proteins encoded together in one Bacteroides ovatus window:
- a CDS encoding serine protease, with translation MKKILILPLLLFFLVQGSMAQTPKWVEKAKRAVFSIVTYDKNDKMLNTGNGFFVSEDGLALSDYTLFKGAERAVVITSEGKQMPVSLILGANDMYDVIKFRVAITEKKVPALIVAKTAPVAGAEAWMLPYSTQKSIACVNGKVKDVSKVAGEYHYYTLSMHMKDKMVSCPVMNAEGQVFGIAQKSSGIDTVTTCYAAGAAFAMSQKISALSLGDAALKSIGIRKGLPETEDQALVYLFMASSSLSGEDYEKLLDDFIRQFPANADGYLRRANYYASKGKDDQTWYDKAVADFNQALKVAQKKDDVYYNIGKLMYAYQLSKPEKTYKDWTYDTALKNVRQAIAIDPLPIYTQMEGDILFAQQDYAGALAAYEKVNASNIASPATFFSAAKTKELLKGDPKEVVALMDSCIARCPQPITADFAPYLLERAQMNMNADQARNAMLDYDAYHTAVKGEVNDVFYYYREQAALKARQFQRALDDIAKAIEMNPTDLTYQAEHAVINLRVGRYEEAIQILNNILKTDPKYGEAYRLLGLCQIQLKKTDEACGNFKKAKELGDPNADELITKYCK, from the coding sequence ATGAAGAAGATTTTAATTCTACCTTTGCTGCTTTTCTTTCTGGTACAAGGAAGCATGGCACAAACCCCAAAATGGGTAGAGAAGGCAAAACGTGCAGTCTTCTCAATAGTGACTTATGACAAGAATGATAAAATGCTGAATACGGGAAACGGATTCTTTGTGTCCGAAGACGGATTGGCTTTATCAGATTATACTCTTTTTAAAGGAGCTGAACGTGCGGTAGTGATTACTTCCGAAGGCAAGCAGATGCCGGTCAGCCTGATACTTGGAGCGAATGATATGTATGATGTCATTAAGTTCCGTGTGGCTATCACCGAGAAGAAAGTGCCTGCGCTGATTGTTGCCAAAACAGCCCCGGTGGCAGGAGCCGAAGCATGGATGCTTCCTTATTCTACGCAGAAAAGTATTGCTTGTGTTAATGGTAAGGTGAAAGATGTTTCCAAAGTAGCCGGAGAATACCATTATTATACATTGAGCATGCATATGAAAGATAAGATGGTGAGCTGTCCGGTGATGAATGCGGAAGGTCAGGTATTTGGTATTGCGCAGAAATCATCCGGTATCGATACGGTGACTACTTGCTATGCGGCGGGAGCAGCTTTTGCCATGTCGCAGAAAATCAGTGCTCTTTCTTTGGGAGACGCTGCCTTGAAAAGCATTGGTATCCGGAAAGGTTTGCCCGAAACGGAAGATCAGGCATTAGTATATCTGTTCATGGCCTCTTCGAGCCTTTCGGGCGAGGACTATGAAAAGCTGTTGGATGACTTCATCCGTCAGTTCCCTGCCAATGCAGATGGTTATCTCCGTCGTGCCAATTATTATGCATCTAAAGGTAAAGACGACCAGACTTGGTATGATAAAGCCGTTGCCGACTTTAATCAGGCTCTGAAAGTAGCCCAGAAGAAAGATGATGTATATTATAATATAGGTAAGCTAATGTATGCTTATCAATTATCGAAGCCGGAGAAAACTTACAAAGACTGGACGTATGATACCGCTTTGAAGAATGTCCGTCAGGCAATCGCTATTGATCCGCTGCCAATTTACACTCAAATGGAAGGTGATATACTGTTTGCCCAACAAGACTATGCCGGTGCTTTGGCTGCTTATGAAAAGGTAAATGCCAGCAATATTGCTTCTCCGGCCACTTTCTTTAGTGCTGCCAAAACGAAGGAACTGCTGAAAGGGGATCCGAAAGAAGTGGTGGCCTTAATGGATAGCTGTATTGCCCGTTGCCCGCAACCAATTACAGCCGACTTTGCTCCATACTTGTTGGAACGTGCGCAGATGAATATGAATGCCGACCAGGCAAGAAATGCAATGCTCGATTATGATGCTTACCATACGGCAGTCAAGGGAGAAGTGAACGACGTGTTCTATTATTATCGCGAACAGGCAGCTTTGAAAGCCCGTCAGTTTCAACGCGCTTTAGACGATATTGCCAAGGCCATCGAGATGAATCCGACAGACCTCACCTATCAGGCAGAGCATGCAGTTATAAACCTCCGTGTAGGACGGTATGAAGAAGCTATTCAGATTTTGAATAATATATTGAAGACTGATCCCAAATATGGTGAGGCTTACCGTTTATTGGGACTTTGCCAGATACAGCTGAAGAAGACAGATGAAGCTTGCGGCAACTTTAAGAAAGCGAAAGAATTGGGTGATCCGAATGCAGATGAATTGATAACCAAATACTGCAAGTAA